The region GTTGATGATGTCAGCATTCTTCAGCTCAGACACCATCTCCATGGCCATCTCTACGTGGTGCATGATACGGTCCAGGTCTGACTCTAACAACTCCAGCCTCAACAGACAATTATCCTATCTATCAATACTGAATCACAATATATTCAGCAGTAGTAGTGCTATTTACCTCTAGGTGCAGGGTGGGCGTGCCTTCTGATGTGATGCAGGATAGGTAGAGGTTGGATCCCTTGATGCCCAGGGCTACAGGTCTTGCTTTAGTCTCACTGGGGACAGGCGTGATGTACGTAGACAGGTTCAAATGCACtgaggacagaggaaaggagaagagagtcaGTCAGCATCATTCATCAGAACTCAACTGTGAACTAAGTACGCTACCTATCTGTCAGTCTCAGGGTGGGGTTGGTTTTAACCTCTCCACTGAATCTCATATTGCTCATATGTACCTAACCTTTCCAAATATTTCAGATTCATAGGAAGTGCCACTGCTTAGTGCCCCAAGGCAAATTGTAATTTCATTAATTTAATGATCTATGGTCGCCAAAGAACACACTCAAAATTCTTTGGCAAAATGTAACGCACTATGTTAAGACAAATGCAAATTGGTACAGAGCCTTGGTTGTTAACATACCTTTATGGTAGCTGCTGCCTCCCTGCAGCATCATAGCATGCAGCTCCATAGACCCTTCGTTGAGCACCCAGCACTTATTCTCAGAGTCAGTGACACTACACTCATACTCTCCTTTACTGCTGAACCCTGCAGCTCTGCTGCTGGCTTCAGTGCGCGCCGACTCCAACTCCAACACTATATGttttgatgaggagagagagagaggagaaagcatGTAGGAGATGAGTGAATGATTGAATAAATACGCTTGATTGAATTCCAGAACTACTAGTCTGTGAGTTGTGCTAAGATATCCACACTAGCAGTATGCCAGTTAGAATTAAGCGATGTGTTGGGCATGCATTCTAAGTGGTATTCTATAGTGTGAACATTGGAACATAGCCCAGTAGTGATAGCGAATGGTATTATAGTGGTACACATTAAAAATACCCtgttctgtttgtgctgtcttgtcaactcctatggtcattgtcatcaGAATCAAGACAGTACAATCAGACATGGGTCCAGGCTAGCCCCGACGGGGCTCCTCTAATCCAGTCCAGTGATCTTTGACCTACCTTCCACTGCGCTCTCCAGCAAGAAATTTAACAGGCTCTCATCTCTTCTTAGGGTAAACCCCTTGCCACCATTTAGCCTCTCCATGGCGATGATGAGGTTGGCCACACAGCGCAGGGTGATGGGGTGATGGGATATCTCCACATCCAGACCCTGAGGCAGTTTGGAGCTCCATGCTACACTGGCAGAGGTGTTCTGACCAGGACAGAGAAAGTCCATTTAACATTCATCTAACATTGTTGCATCAGTGTCTGGAGAATTGTGGTTGGTCTGTTTTGTTCCTTTCTCATGTTTTAACGTTTACTGTATAATAACATTTGAATGTCTGTCATGCCTGAATATTGTAGGTCTGTCTTATCATCATGTCTAAGTTGGGACTCACCTTCATTAGACTGCAGTTTGACTCAAATTCCATATTGTCTTTGTAGTTAGATCTGGAAAATAAAAACAGATATTTTAAAACTCCTGTCCATCATAGATTGTATCATGCTTAGTCAGTTGCTTAAAGATGGCCAAGATCTGAAAACACATTCAGAGATCTGGTGTAAACAGGCAATCATATATACAGTTAGTCCTAAATAAAAGTTTTTACTAAACACTATACAGAAATAAAGACTGCCACAACAGATCAACAACATAATACATGGTCAGCCGTACAGTAAGAGTAAGTTTATGGTTGCCAATGTGAATAAAAACAGACTCTACATTTCATTTACCTGGATGAATAGGTTTGTAGTTGGCTGTTTGGTAGTTTGTAGATAGTAGGTACTGTCGTCTTGTTTCTAGTCCTTGGTCCTTGTTGTGAGTCCCAACTTGTTCTCTGAACCAATGTTTTCTGGCTACATGTGGTAACCTGTATGTCTTATATACATCCTGGGAACACTCTCCAGAAATTCCCCTCTACGTACACGGGAGGAAGGACGATGGTTTAGTCTCACCAGACCAGAGTGACAAGGTATTTTTAATGACTTTGGTGATGAAATACTGGACTCACACCCAACAGGATGGGGGATGGGGTGTAATTGTTTTGTACTATTGCCAATATACTTTATTCAAAGAATTGATGTTGTGTTTTCATGCTGTTCTTGGCCAGGATTCCCTGAGAAATTGTATTTCAGATCTCAATATTACTGGATGAACAAAATATGAAATATTGTTCATGTCAACACTACGTAAAATGAGTTACGATTA is a window of Oncorhynchus keta strain PuntledgeMale-10-30-2019 chromosome 25, Oket_V2, whole genome shotgun sequence DNA encoding:
- the LOC127911767 gene encoding interleukin-1 beta-like isoform X1, whose translation is MEFESNCSLMKNTSASVAWSSKLPQGLDVEISHHPITLRCVANLIIAMERLNGGKGFTLRRDESLLNFLLESAVEVLELESARTEASSRAAGFSSKGEYECSVTDSENKCWVLNEGSMELHAMMLQGGSSYHKVHLNLSTYITPVPSETKARPVALGIKGSNLYLSCITSEGTPTLHLEEVADKEQLKSINHESDMVRFLFYKQDTGVDISTLESAHYRNWFISTALQQDNTKMVNMCQRATPNRFTTFTVQRHN